The Oryza sativa Japonica Group chromosome 11, ASM3414082v1 DNA window GATAAAGACAGCAGAATAATAGTGACTACAAGATTTCATGCTGTTGGTTCCACATGCTCCCCTAGACATAAAAATGATGAGGCCACATCCTCCCCTGGACATGGAAAGGATCTTTTGCATAAAGTTGATTTTCTCACAGGTGACAAGCCCCTAGATTTATTTAATGCAAGCATTCCTGACCCAATGAAAAGAACAGATAGAGACAAGAAGTTATCAAAGATATGTGGGGGATTGCCTTTGGCCATTGTCACCATGGCTGGTCTTGTAGCCTGCAACCCAAACAAAGCCAACTCCGATTGGAGTAAACTTTGCGAATCATTATTTCCATATCCAGTAACTACTCTTAACCTGGATGGGGTTACGAGGATACTGGATTGTTGTTACAATGATTTGCCTGCAGATCTCAAGACCTGCTTATTGTACTTGAGTATATTTCCAAAGGGTTGGAAAATTAGTAGGAAGCGGTTGGCCCGACGATGGATTGCTGAAGGTTTTGCTACTGAGAAGCAAGGGCTAACCGAAGAGGAAGTTGCAGAGGCATACTTTAATCAGCTCGCAAGAAGGAACTTAATACGCCCTGTGGAGCATGGCAGCAATGGGAAGGTAAAAGCCTTTCAAGTTCATGACATGGTTCTTGAATACATCATGTCGAAGTCAATCGAAGAGAATTTTATTACTGTGGTTGGTGGACACTGGCAGATGACTGCGCCAAGCAATAAAGTCCGTCGACTATCGTTGCAAAGCAGTGGATCCAAGCATGGAAATTCTACAAAAGGCCTGAACTTGGCTCAAGTGCGATCACTGACGGTGTTTGGGAACCTGAACCATGTTCCATTCCATTCATTCAACTATGGGATAATACAGGTGCTGGATCTTGAGGGTTGGAAGGGTTTGAAAGAGAGACATGTGACGGAGATATGTCAAATGCTTGTACTCAAGTATTTGAGCATCCGGCGGACAGAAATTGCCAAAATTCCCTCAAAGATTGAGAAACTTGAGTATTTGGAAACTCTTGACATAAGGGAGACATATGTCGAGGAGCTGCCTAAGTCTGTAGGCCAGCTAAAACGGATCAGTAGCATACTTGGGGGGAACAAAAATACACGGAAGGGGCTGAGGTTGcctcaagaaaaaagaaataaggcAATGAAAAACCCGTCACCTCAAGGTAAAACAAAGGAGCCTGCAGAGAAAGGATTCTTGTCCCAAGAAAAAGCTAAAGGCACAATGAAGTCACTCCGTGTACTGTCAGGGATTGAGATCGTTGATGAATCAGCAGCAGTAGCTGCAAGCCTTCATCAGTTGACAGGACTAAGGAAGCTTGCCATATACAAGCTCAAAATAAGCGAGGAAAATGATACATTCAAAGAATTACTCTCCTCTATTGAGTACCTTGGCAGCTGCGGCCTGCAGACTCTGGCCATCAATGATGAGAATTCTAAATTTATCAACTCACTATACAACATGTCTGCACCTCCAAGATATCTAGTCTCCCTTGAGCTGTCCGGCAAGTTGAAATGGCTACCTGAGTGGATCACCAGCATTACTACTCTCAACAAGTTAACCATATCTATAACAGTTCTTACGACTGAAACTTTGGAGATCCTCCGCAATTTACCTTCATTGTTTTCCCTCACCTTTGCCTTTTCACTTAGTGCAGCGAAGCAAGATCAGGACACAGTAAAGGGCATCCTTGAGGACAATAAATTGGCCACTGACGGGGAAATCGTCATTCCAGCTAAAGAATTCAAGAGTCTTAAGCTGCTTCGCTTCTTTGCACCTTTCGTGCCAAAGCTCAGCTTTCCGGACAAGAGTGCAATGCCAGCACTCGAAATCATTGAAATGCGGTTTCAAGAATTTGAGGGTCT harbors:
- the LOC4351153 gene encoding disease resistance protein PIK6-NP — protein: MELAVGASEATMRSLLGKLGNLLAQEYSLVSGVRGDIQYINDELASMQAFLRDLSVVTEGHNHDNRRKDWMKQIRDVAYDVEDCIDDFAHRLPQDSISDAKCSFILTKMYELLTWWPRRDIASRIAELKVRAQQIADRRNRYGVNNPEHCDSSNSPRPRAHAAAQDIAEYQDTKPQIVSIKEPVGMKTVMENLEKWLTEPQPDKGRAVLSIVGFGGVGKTTIAMALYRKVSGKFDCQASVAVSQNYDEDEVLRSILNQVSKQEEAGGSTESSSRDENTREPQGSSSTSSREENTAESGTKRMLNKLKKALPLSLLGGNDDKTSVRQQETMGSLQLREELKRRLAEKRYILLIDDIWSAKTWNSIIIPFLPSENDKDSRIIVTTRFHAVGSTCSPRHKNDEATSSPGHGKDLLHKVDFLTGDKPLDLFNASIPDPMKRTDRDKKLSKICGGLPLAIVTMAGLVACNPNKANSDWSKLCESLFPYPVTTLNLDGVTRILDCCYNDLPADLKTCLLYLSIFPKGWKISRKRLARRWIAEGFATEKQGLTEEEVAEAYFNQLARRNLIRPVEHGSNGKVKAFQVHDMVLEYIMSKSIEENFITVVGGHWQMTAPSNKVRRLSLQSSGSKHGNSTKGLNLAQVRSLTVFGNLNHVPFHSFNYGIIQVLDLEGWKGLKERHVTEICQMLVLKYLSIRRTEIAKIPSKIEKLEYLETLDIRETYVEELPKSVGQLKRISSILGGNKNTRKGLRLPQEKRNKAMKNPSPQGKTKEPAEKGFLSQEKAKGTMKSLRVLSGIEIVDESAAVAASLHQLTGLRKLAIYKLKISEENDTFKELLSSIEYLGSCGLQTLAINDENSKFINSLYNMSAPPRYLVSLELSGKLKWLPEWITSITTLNKLTISITVLTTETLEILRNLPSLFSLTFAFSLSAAKQDQDTVKGILEDNKLATDGEIVIPAKEFKSLKLLRFFAPFVPKLSFPDKSAMPALEIIEMRFQEFEGLFGIEILENLREVHLKVSDGAEAITKFLVSDLKDNTEKPKVFVDGIVTA